A genomic segment from Curtobacterium sp. MCSS17_007 encodes:
- a CDS encoding phosphatidylserine decarboxylase family protein, with protein sequence MTGGAQQQDVRRRAGWLPQDQSGLEAWLRGRRERHQERDPDRALHPAVSAFRDLVEGDPVLRMHAHQMIDQVPVGRRYEDRHLESFAELLELVDEVITTAPEYSDEQMVMTPLDGVLDWTKATPAGFAFYRDPRVNDALRSILQGWCDFLSSDKSLEVLVDAPSGWRSEAARRAVGMDQFEHDPDDEHWGFGSWNDFFTRRFKDGERPVASPDDGAVVVSPCEATPYRIASRAHRLDEFWAKAEPYSVEELLAGDEAADLFVDGTVWQAFLSALDYHRWHSPVSGTVLRAWVEPGTYYSEASSQGSEAAEPTLSQGYLAHVATRAIVLIDADDPTIGTIAVVFIGMSDVSSCVIGDGIEPGARIGKGDELGYFQFGGSSVCVLFGPDVVESFGLGALPQAPDEEPVLLHVRSHLATARRRPSD encoded by the coding sequence GTGACCGGTGGAGCGCAGCAGCAGGACGTCCGACGCCGCGCGGGATGGCTCCCGCAGGACCAGAGCGGGCTCGAGGCGTGGCTCCGCGGCCGCCGCGAGCGCCACCAGGAGCGCGACCCCGACCGGGCCCTGCACCCCGCGGTCTCCGCGTTCCGCGACCTCGTCGAGGGCGACCCCGTCCTGCGCATGCACGCGCACCAGATGATCGACCAGGTCCCCGTCGGTCGGCGCTACGAGGACCGGCACCTCGAGTCGTTCGCGGAACTGCTCGAACTCGTCGACGAGGTCATCACGACCGCGCCCGAGTACAGCGACGAGCAGATGGTGATGACCCCGCTCGACGGGGTGCTCGACTGGACCAAGGCCACACCCGCAGGCTTCGCCTTCTACCGCGACCCGCGGGTGAACGACGCACTCCGTTCGATCCTGCAGGGGTGGTGCGACTTCCTGTCGAGCGACAAGTCCCTCGAGGTCCTGGTCGATGCGCCCTCCGGCTGGCGGAGCGAGGCCGCGCGCCGGGCCGTCGGCATGGACCAGTTCGAGCACGACCCGGACGACGAGCACTGGGGCTTCGGGTCGTGGAACGACTTCTTCACCCGACGGTTCAAGGACGGCGAGCGCCCGGTCGCCTCGCCCGACGACGGCGCCGTCGTGGTGAGTCCCTGCGAGGCGACCCCGTACCGGATCGCCAGCCGGGCCCACCGCCTCGACGAGTTCTGGGCGAAGGCCGAGCCGTACTCGGTCGAGGAGCTGCTCGCCGGCGACGAGGCCGCAGACCTGTTCGTCGACGGCACCGTGTGGCAGGCGTTCCTCAGCGCCCTCGACTACCACCGCTGGCACAGCCCGGTGAGCGGGACCGTGCTGCGCGCCTGGGTCGAGCCGGGGACCTACTACTCCGAGGCCTCGTCACAGGGGTCCGAGGCCGCCGAGCCGACGCTGTCGCAGGGGTACCTGGCGCACGTCGCGACCCGGGCGATCGTGCTCATCGACGCCGACGACCCCACGATCGGCACGATCGCGGTGGTCTTCATCGGGATGTCGGACGTGTCGTCGTGCGTGATCGGCGACGGGATCGAGCCCGGTGCACGGATCGGCAAGGGCGACGAACTCGGGTACTTCCAGTTCGGCGGGTCCTCGGTGTGCGTGCTGTTCGGCCCGGACGTCGTCGAGTCGTTCGGGCTCGGGGCCCTCCCGCAGGCGCCGGACGAGGAGCCGGTGCTGCTGCACGTGCGCTCGCACCTGGCGACGGCGCGGCGGCGGCCGTCCGACTGA
- a CDS encoding DUF2071 domain-containing protein, with protein MTASRRDGAEPGLPAVEAVAPPLRGRPWISQDWLDVVFVHWRVDVSAVAPLLPAGASPDTMAPDGTDDGSTTWVGLIGFRFTDTRFPPLGPLGRAGSVGDFVEVNVRVYTRDDQGRRGVAFLSLDAGKFLPTVGARVATGLPYWWAHAAIRKADGRVGYAMRRHGTHLRSTFDVRVGPVVDEPTALETFLTARWGMHVRRVGATRYWPNEHESWPLHRATLVSLRDDLVAAAGLPSGLSGLEPDSVLYSPGVTTRFGRGR; from the coding sequence GTGACCGCGAGCCGGCGCGACGGGGCAGAGCCGGGCCTCCCCGCCGTCGAGGCGGTGGCGCCGCCACTGCGGGGCCGCCCGTGGATCTCGCAGGACTGGCTCGACGTGGTCTTCGTGCACTGGCGTGTGGACGTCTCCGCCGTGGCGCCGCTGCTGCCCGCCGGGGCGTCCCCGGACACGATGGCACCCGACGGGACCGACGACGGGTCGACCACGTGGGTCGGCCTGATCGGCTTCCGCTTCACGGACACGCGGTTCCCACCGCTCGGACCGCTCGGCCGGGCCGGCAGCGTCGGCGACTTCGTCGAGGTGAACGTGCGGGTCTACACGCGTGACGACCAGGGCCGGCGGGGCGTGGCGTTCCTGTCGCTCGACGCGGGCAAGTTCCTCCCGACCGTCGGCGCACGGGTGGCGACCGGCCTGCCGTACTGGTGGGCGCACGCGGCGATCCGGAAGGCCGACGGCCGTGTGGGCTACGCGATGCGTCGGCACGGGACGCACCTGCGGTCGACCTTCGACGTCCGGGTGGGGCCGGTGGTGGACGAACCGACCGCGCTCGAGACCTTCCTGACGGCTCGGTGGGGCATGCACGTCCGGCGGGTGGGTGCGACCCGGTACTGGCCGAACGAGCACGAGTCGTGGCCGCTGCACCGGGCGACCCTCGTGTCGCTGCGGGACGACCTGGTCGCGGCGGCGGGACTGCCGTCCGGCCTGTCCGGGCTGGAGCCGGACTCGGTGCTCTACTCACCCGGGGTCACCACGCGGTTCGGTCGGGGGCGCTGA